One region of Drosophila kikkawai strain 14028-0561.14 chromosome 2R, DkikHiC1v2, whole genome shotgun sequence genomic DNA includes:
- the Khc-73 gene encoding kinesin-like protein KIF13A isoform X7, with product MSSDKIKVAVRVRPFNRREIELGTKCIVDMEKQQTILQNPPPLEKIERKQPKTFAFDHCFYSLNPEDDNFASQETVFDCVGRDILDNAFQGYNACIFAYGQTGSGKSYTMMGSQESKGIIPRLCDKLFSAIANKSTPELMYKVEVSYMEIYNEKVHDLLDPKPNKQSLKVREHNVMGPYVDGLSQLAVTSYQDIDNLMTEGNKSRTVAATNMNAESSRSHAVFSVVLTQILTDQATGVSGEKVSRMSLVDLAGSERAVKTGAVGDRLKEGSNINKSLTTLGLVISKLADQTNGKRGGNDKFVPYRDSVLTWLLKDNLGGNSRTVMVATISPSADNYEETLSTLRYADRAKRIVNHAVVNEDPNARIIRELRHEVETLRSMLKHATGSPVGDVQDKLAESENLMKQISQTWEEKLVKTERIQNERQQALEKMGISVQASGIKVEKNKYYLVNLNADPSLNELLVYYLKERTLIGGRSISGQQPDIQLSGLGIQPEHCVITIEDSGLFMEPVQGARCFVNGSAAVEKTPLQNGDRILWGNHHFFRVNSPKSNNTSLCASEPQTPAQLIDYNFARDEIMQNELSNDPIQTAIARLERQHEEDKQVALEKQRQEYERQFQQLRNILSPSTPYAPYAPYDPLRMGKVTPNTPTSQMRVEKWAQERDEMFRRSLGQLKTDIMRANSLVQEANFLAEEMEKKTKFSVTLQIPPANLSPNRRRGAFVSEPAILVKRLNSGSQIWTMEKLENKLIDMREMYQDHKDRILNGLPLVEPFSDDEYDDKDEDSSKPQDPFYESQENHNLIGVANIFLEVLFHDVKLDYHTPIISQQGEVAGRLQVEIERIAGQMPQDRMCESVSESSGDSRDEYDDPVDPSSNQITCRVTIKCASGLPLSLSNFVFCQYTFWGHQEMVVPVINAESTAHDQNMVFKFEHTQDFTVTINEEFLEHCIEGALSIEVWGHRSAGFSRSKGWEVEQQQAKARSLVDRWAELSRKIELWVEIHELNDNGEYSPVEVTNRNEVLTGGIYQLRQGQQRRVNVRVKPVQNSGTLPIICQSIVNVAIGSVTVRSRLQRPLDSYQEEDLTVLREKWSEALGRRRQYLDQQIQMLIKKEEKNEQERERELSLVHQWVSLTEERNAVLVPAPGSGIPGAPASWEPPSGMEPHVPVLFLNLNGDDLSAQNTNDELSIAGINSILSKEHGHKFYTLQILQHLDKDVCSVASWDSSMHDSQALNRVTEANERVYLILRTTVRLSHPAPMDLVLRKRLSINIKKGQTLTDRLKKFRLVRGENAIWQSGVTYEVVSNIPKASEELEDRESLAQLAASGDDCSASDGETYIEKYTRGVSAVESILTLDRLRQNVAVKELETAHGQPLSMRKTVSVPNFSQAVKDTTNTGSVSN from the exons ATGTCCAGCGACAAGATCAAAGTCGCCGTCAGGGTGCGACCCTTCAATCGACGTG aGATCGAGTTGGGCACAAAATGTATTGTGGATATGGAAAAACAGCAGACAATACTGCAAAATCCACCGCCATTGGAGAAAATCGAAAG AAAACAACCAAAGACATTTGCATTCGATCACTGCTTCTACTCTTTAAACCCCGAGGACGACAACTTCGCCTCCCAGGAGACAGTTTTCGATTGCGTGGGACGTGATATACTGGATAATGCATTCCAGGGCTATAATGCATGCATATTCGCTTACGGCCAGACAG GCTCTGGCAAGTCGTACACGATGATGGGCTCCCAGGAGAGCAAGGGCATTATACCGCGCCTCTGCGATAAGCTCTTCTCGGCGATAGCCAACAAATCCACGCCCGAGCTGATGTACAAGGTGGAGGTGTCCTACATGGAGATCTACAATGAAAAGGTACACGATCTCCTCGATCCCAAGCCCAACAAGCAGTCGCTCAAGGTGCGCGAACACAATGTGATGGGGCCCTATGTGGATGGATTGTCACAGTTGGCAGTGACTTCGTATCAGGACATCGACAACCTCATGACGGAGGGCAACAAATCGCGTACGGTGGCTGCCACAAATATGAATGCCGAGTCTTCGCGTTCCCATGCCGTCTTCTCGGTGGTTCTTACCCAGATACTCACGGATCAGGCCACCGGCGTTAGTGGCGAGAAAGTTTCCCGCATGTCTCTGGTCGATTTAGCGGGCTCCGAGCGGGCAGTGAAAACGGGAGCCGTTGGCGATCGTCTCAAGGAGGGATCCAACATCAACAA ATCTCTGACCACGCTGGGCCTGGTCATATCCAAGCTGGCCGATCAAACGAATGGCAAGCGGGGAGGCAACGACAAGTTTGTGCCCTACCGCGACTCTGTTCTCACCTGGCTGCTAAAGGACAACTTGGGCGGCAATTCCAGGACCGTTATGGTGGCCACCATCTCACCCTCGGCGGATAATTATGAGGAGACATTGTCCACTCTCCGCTATGCGGATCGGGCCAAGCGAATTGTTAACCATGCCGTGGTCAACGAGGATCCCAATGCTCGCATCATTCGAGAGCTGCGACACGAGGTGGAGACGCTGAGGAGTATGCTGAAGCATGCCACTGGGTCACCGGTGGGCGATGTACAGGACAAGCTGGCCGAGAGCGAGAACCTTATGAAGCAGATCTCGCAGACCTGGGAGGAGAAGCTGGTCAAGACGGAGCGCATCCAAAATGAGCGACAACAGGCCCTCGAGAAGATGGGCATCAGTGTCCAGGCCAGTGGCATCAAGGTGGAGAAGAACAAGTACTATTTGGTCAATTTGAATGCAGATCCGTCCCTCAACGAGCTGCTGGTCTACTACCTGAAG GAACGCACTTTGATTGGTGGTCGCAGCATCAGTGGCCAGCAGCCGGATATACAACTCTCTGGCCTGGGCATTCAGCCCGAGCATTGTGTGATAACCATCGAGGACAGTGGCTTGTTCATGGAGCCAGTGCAGGGTGCTCGTTGCTTTGTGAATGGTTCAGCAGCCGTGGAAAAGACGCCTCTGCAAAACGGCGATCGTATCCTGTGGGGTAATCATCATTTCTTCCGCGTCAACTCGCCGAAGAGCAACAACACCAGCCTGTGTGCCTCGGAGCCTCAGACTCCAGCCCAGCTGATCGATTACAATTTCGCAAGGGATGAGATTATGCAGAATGAGCTGAGCAACGACCCCATACAGACGGCCATTGCTCGGTTGGAGCGTCAGCATGAGGAAGATAAGCAGGTGGCTTTGGAGAAGCAAAGGCAGGAGTACGAGCGTCAGTTCCAGCAGCTGCGCAATATCTTGTCACCCAGCACACCATATGCTCCCTATGCTCCCTACGATCCTCTAAGAATGGGGAAGGTGACACCAAACACGCCCACTTCGCAGATGCGGGTGGAGAAGTGGGCACAGGAGCGAGATGAGATGTTCCGCCGGAGTTTGGGTCAGCTTAAAACGGACATTATGCGTGCTAATTCCTTGGTTCAAGAAGCCAACTTCTTGGCTGAGGAAATGGAGAAGAAGACCAAGTTCTCGGTGACCTTACAAATACCTCCTGCTAACCTGAGTCCAAATAGGCGACGTGGGGCCTTTGTGAGCGAACCTGCTATACTGGTAAAGCGCCTCAATTCGGGCAGTCAGATTTGGACAATGGAAAAGCTGGAGAACAAGCTGATAGATATGCGTGAGATGTACCAGGATCACAAGGATCGTATACTCAATGGCTTG CCCCTAGTTGAGCCATTCTCAGACGATGAGTACGATGACAAG GACGAGGACAGTAGCAAACCGCAGGATCCCTTCTACGAGTCCCAGGAGAATCACAATCTCATTGGTGTGGCCAACATATTCCTGGAGGTTCTCTTCCACGACGTCAAGCTGGACTATCACACGCCCATCATAAGCCAGCAGGGTGAGGTGGCCGGCCGCCTGCAGGTGGAGATCGAGCGCATTGCTGGTCAAATGCCTCAGGATCGCATGTGCGAGTCAGTCTCCGAGTCCTCAGGGGATTCGCGTGACGAATACGATGATCCTGTGGATCCCTCATCCAATCAGATCACCTGCCGCGTGACCATCAAGTGCGCCAGTGGCTTGCCCCTCTCCCTTTCTAACTTCGTGTTCTGCCAGTACACTTTCTGGGGCCACCAGGAGATGGTGGTGCCGGTGATCAATGCCGAGTCCACAGCCCACGATCAGAACATGGTCTTCAAGTTTGAGCACACACAGGACTTTACAGTGACCATAAATGAGGAGTTCCTGGAGCACTGCATCGAGGGAGCTCTGTCCATCGAAGTATGGGGTCATCGCAGCGCCGGCTTCTCCCGCTCCAAGGGTTGGGAGGTGGAGCAACAGCAGGCCAAGGCCCGCTCCCTGGTGGATCGCTGGGCGGAGCTCTCCCGCAAAATCGAGCTTTGGGTGGAGATACACGAGTTGAATGATAATGGAGAGTATTCGCCCGTGGAGGTGACCAATCGCAATGAAGTCTTGACCGGCGGCATCTACCAGCTGCGTCAGGGTCAGCAGCGGCGGGTCAATGTACGCGTAAAGCCTGTCCAGAATTCAGGCACTCTGCCTATTATTTGCCAGTCAATAGTAAACGTGGCCATTGGCAGTGTGACAGTGCGTTCCCGGCTGCAAAGACCTCTGGATTCTTACCAAGAAGAGGACCTCACAGTACTGCGGGAGAAGTGGAGTGAGGCTTTGGGCAGGCGGCGTCAGTACCTGGACCAACAAATCcaaatgctgatcaagaaggaggagaagaaCGAGCAGGAGCGCGAACGCGAGCTGAGCCTGGTGCATCAGTGGGTCTCGCTGACGGAGGAACGTAATGCAGTGCTGGTGCCCGCCCCAGGGTCTGGCATACCCGGAGCACCTGCCTCCTGGGAGCCACCATCTGGCATGGAGCCCCATGTACCCGTGCTCTTCCTCAACCTCAATGGCGACGATTTGTCCGCGCAAAATACCAACGATGAGCTCTCCATTGCCGGCATTAACTCCATTCTGTCCAAAGAGCATGGCCACAAGTTCTACACTCTGCAAATCCTGCAGCACCTGGACAAGGATGTGTGCAGCGTGGCCAGCTGGGACTCGTCGATGCACGACAGTCAGGCCTTGAACCGTGTAACCGAGGCCAACGAGCGAGTGTATCTCATTCTGCGCACCACAGTGCGCCTGTCACATCCTGCGCCCATGGATCTGGTGCTGCGCAAGCGTCTGAGCATCAACATCAAGAAGGGTCAGACTTTAACGGATCGTTTGAAGAAGTTCCGCCTGGTGCGGGGCGAGAATGCCATATGGCAGAGCGGCGTGACCTACGAGGTGGTTTCCAACATTCCCAAGGCCTCTGAAGAGCTCGAGGATCGCGAATCGCTGGCCCAGCTGGCGGCCAGCGGAGATGATTGTTCGGCAAGTGATGGCGAGACATACATAG AGAAATACACTCGCGGCGTGTCGGCTGTGGAAAGCATATTGACCCTGGATCGCCTGCGTCAGAATGTGGCTGTCAAGGAGCTGGAGACGGCCCATGGCCAGCCGCTGAGCATGCGCAAGACCGTCAGTGTGCCGAACTTCTCGCAG GCGGTCAAAGACACCACCAATACCGGGAGTGTAAGTAACTAG